In Phaseolus vulgaris cultivar G19833 chromosome 7, P. vulgaris v2.0, whole genome shotgun sequence, the genomic stretch AGCATTGTTAGCCTGAGGCCCAATAGCAAGGCTTATCCATCATGTAGGTTTAGCTTTGGGGTTGGGGGAATTACTAGTACAACCCTGTTTTCTTCTCTGGTGTGTTGCTGAATATCTATTCTTAGTTTGATCtgtaaaagggttgggacacccctcaAGTGTCCCctcttatcttattttattaattcattgttgttaaaaaaaaaaaaataggttcATTCTAAAAATAAATGGTGTCGTTATTGTCTCGAAAGTTCAATCCGAAGAAATCTAACTAGAAATTCAAGCCAACAACCTTAACACATATTTCCATAAAgagtatttaattatatttaaataattgattattttttatagtatGTTTTTCATCAATATCAATTATTTATGGTCattacaaatttacattattatagttattctattatatttcaatgtgaaaattaaaattattatttttgaaagatGTGACTGTTAAgatgaaatatttaaattaatccaAATTctacattattaaattaaaactattattatttaaaatgtataataatcattcataataatatttaaaaaaacattttctagaaaataaaataaaatattttttatttgtaaaataatattttttcaacttaaataattaaaaaatattgaaaaatgtgtatatacatatatatatatatatattaaatagaaattaaataattaaattaattataaattttaaaatatatgtatttattgaaaaaatgcctacattaattaaaaatataaaatatctatacataaaatttaaattaagactaaactaatttaaaaataaaataatcattgtataaaaaaattgtcaaaaattAGATAAAGTAATATTACCTATGctgttttatataaaaaaaaaacaattaagaatACTAAAATACTGATactttttaaatagaaattaaatacaaatatcagaatatttctatttatttaaaacattaaatacttaaattaatataaaaataaaatatctatatttaacattttaatttaacataagatatatttaaaaaatttgaacaATTCTTACCTATCTCTTATCTACCATTTCTAAAAATATGAGTGTTATGAATATGAGAATTTGGTTTACAGATAACGATTTCCCACATGCATGAGAAATAGGACACTTTCATACATTAATTCAAAGATAGATTATTTCAGCAAATAAATTTAACCaccacaatatttttttaaaaaataacccAAGTAGTCTAATTGTGGGTTATGACTTACCTTTCCGTTTTCTTGGCATAATTGAGAGGTTATTTACCACAATTAAATTGTAATCAAATGGAAGTTTCTTACTACAATTAATTGTCATCAAagggaggttaattaccattaattgtatttattattgttgtctcctagaaccactatatatatactagtgcaaaaagaagaaaatgatacgctttatttagtgcggcttttgcgttacccgctttcgtaaaaaatgcggtggcatttttgaaattattttgatttacgaatgcggttttacctttaactgcattcgtaaatccttttttaccctaaattttgaaccgcgccacacacaatttcaaactttatttctcgtctttgccttcgtttcgcgttcgcactctgagttcgtctccttctgctgcatctgcattccatttgtgcaatgtaagtttcttgaactctttttcttcctcttcatcttcacaaatatatgcataaatgtttttcgtttttcttatatatatttttttccttgcattggtggtctcGAAGCACTGTTTCGTTGGCTGACATtcgtttttcttacattgtttggtttatcgcattgctcagtactctttcattgtcttcgtggtttcttgtggatattttggtttgctccgttgctgcttccctgtccgctgtcgcttctgctgccgccaccgttgttcgctcccgtgactcttcatcaacgttggcttcacacaagattgacgatgttttaaaatttttaattttttttaatgatttggcaTATACAAGTGTGGTTAAAGCAAATAACCGCCTTTGTAAATgatatttataaatgcggctatataaccgcatttatatttcttgatttacaagtgcgtgttgatcaaatacGGTTATAAAACCACATTTATAAATTCGAAATAGCtgcatttgttttatgtttctgcatcagtgatagtggcttccttcaagcaatgtaacacacaacaaacaacaacacacacttgcttcctctctcttctcctatactctctatttcttcttttgggtgtaagtgtttaacccatatagagagaatttgttttggggctatttatctattagcctgagaggaattcattgtactcccagtaccattatagtggaagttttggctctcttGCCGGTggtttttttacctctatttaaaggggttttccacctaaaaatttctggtatcattctcattttctttgttactttaatttctcataatctttggttgaaattattacgcttccgcacacgatatccctacaaattggtatcagagctttttcgataattcaaccaggatctgttgttcaataatgtcaaaattggatattaagaaatttgatggtaaaatcaGTTTTGGTATCTGGCGAGTCCAGATGCTAGCTGTTCTCAcccagaatggtttaaagaaagttTTGACATGTAAAATGATGAGACCAACCACTATGACGGAGGAGCAGTGGGATGAGATGGATGAAAAGGCATTGTCTGCAATCCAGTTATGCTTGTCCTGTGAGGTGTTGCGTGAGGTCATCAATGAGAAAACTACAGCAGGCATATGGAGTAATTTGGAGTCTCTATACATGACCAAAAGTCTTGCAAACAAACTCCGGTTAAAGGAGCGACTCTTTACACCCCGAATGTCCAAAGGTACTCCCATCTAATCTcaccttgatgaatttaattccatcataattgatttggaaaatttggatgttaaaattgatgatgaggataaagtcgttctacttattgtttctctaccaccctcgcatcgacaattcaaagaaattatgttatacggtaattatcttaccttaggctttgatgatgtcaagactaatttactagccaaagaaaaatttgatactcaagttcattctgaaagttctggtgaaggattagtagttagagggagaaaccaagagaaaggtaggaacACTAAACATAAATCTAGGTCAAAATCTAGAGGCAAGAACTCCAAATATTGTCGTTGTTGCAAGAAAAAGGGAAACGAGATCTCTGAatgttataaattgaaaaataagcaagatagagaagataAGGGAAATGGTAAACAACCAAAAAATTTTGCCGAAGCTAGTATTGTTAAAACTGAATCTGATGGGGATTGTTTTGTAGCTTCCAACACTGAACAAAGGTCTAAAAATTAATGGATTCTTGATTTTGGTTGTACTTTTCACATGTCTCACAATAGAGATTGGTTTACCACATATGAACCAGTTTATAATGGTCTTGTTTTGATGGGAAACGATGCTCAATGCAAAGTTGTTGGTGAaggaacaatcaaaatcaagacacatGATGGAATTGTTAGAACTTTAACAGGTGTCAAATATGTCCCTGAGTTGAAACAGAATCTCATTTCCTTAGGCACCCTTGAATCTCATGGGTGTAGATACTCAACTGAAGGTGGAGTTTTAAAAGTGTTTAAAGGAGCTCTTGTGTTACTAAAGACAATTCGATGTGATAGTTTGTATATGCTGCAGGGTTCAACAGTTATAGGTTCTGCAACTGTTGCCTCACCCAACAAAGATAACaccaagttgtggcatatgagattaGGTCACATGAGTGAGAAGGGAATTATAATCCTCAAGAAGAAGGGTAACCTTGGTAACCACTATACTGGAAAGGTTGATTTCTGTGAACATTGCATTTTTGGTAAGTAGAAAAAGGTTAGTTTTTCTAAAGCCATACACTGAACCAAAGGTACTTTGGATTATATTCATTCGGATCTTTGGGGTCCGTCAAAAGTTCTCTCCAGAGGTAAATGTCGttatatgatgacaattattAATGAGTTCTCATGAAAACTGTGGGTGTATTTTTTCAAACATAAGAATGAAgcattttccacttttaaagagtggaaattattgattgagaatcagactggcaagaagataaagaggctAAGGACAGACAATGGCCTTGAGTTCTGTTCGAATGAATTCAATGACTTCTGCAAGAAAAAAAGGCATTTCTAGACACCTCACCATCCCAGGGACTCCACAACAGAACGGGGTTGCAGAAAGAATGAATAGAACTATCCTGGAGAGAGAGAGTTGCATGTTCTCCCATTCTGGTTTGAGCAAATCTTTTTGGGCTGAAGCGGCTTCAACTGCATGTTATTTGATAAATCGCTCTCCTAACAGATCAATTGATTGCAACATTCCAGAAGAAGTTTGATCAGGTAACCCTGTTGattattctaatcttaaaatatttggttgccctgcttattctcatgtaaacgagggaaaattagaacctcgtgctaagaagtgcattttcttggGTTATGGCTCAAGGGTTAAAGGCTATCGTTTGTATGACCCATAATCTCACAAAATAATTCACAGTCGGAATGTGACCTTTAATGAAAATGCTATGCTCTCTTTTGTTAAAGATACTGTCATTTCCTCAATTGATACAGGTGACCAGGAAGATGCTCGAgagaaggtggagtttgagattaaaacaccTGCTCATGAGGAAGACGTTCCCAATTCCTCCAGTACTCAAGGTGATCAAGTCACTGCTATTGATGGTACAAATGAACATTTGAGTCCACATGAGCAATGTCCACCTAAACGACGAGGGTTACCACAGCCGTGGTCTATGGCTCAAGAACTTCCACAACAGAGACCAAGAAAACcgactcaaagattaattgtagaatctgccaacattgcttatgctttaactattgcACAAGAGATGGGTGAAGAAGGTGAACCCAAGAATTACTCTGAAGCTATCTCTGGTGATGACTCAACAAAGTGGATTGCTGTTATGCAAGAAGAAGTTGAGAGTCTTCTTAAAAACGAAACATGGGAATTGGTGaagttaccagaaggaaaacgagtcattagttgcaagtggatctttaagagaaaagaagggatccctggtgttgagagtacaaggaataaagcaagatttgttgtaagaggttttgatcaagagaaaggtattgactttaatgaagtattttctcctgttgttcgtcatacttcaatacgtatattactagctttagttgccttgtatgatttggagttggaacagttagatgtgaaaactgcttttcttcatggtaatcttgaggaagagatttacattTAGCAGCTTGAGGGGTTCGTTGTTCCTGGAAAAGAGGAGCATGTATGTCGTTTGAAGAAATCTCTCTACAGCTTGAAGCAATCACCAAGACAATGGTATAAGAGGTTTGATTCTTTCATGGTTGGACATGGCTACTCTAGAAGTAGCTATGATAATTGTGTCTATTTTCAAAAGGCATCTGATGggtcatttatatactatttgTTATATGTTGATTGCTGCAAGAGATAAATTTTTAGTTAACAAGTTAAAGGCTCAGCTTAGTagtgaatttgatatgaaggacttaggtcctgccaagaaaattttaggaatggagatcaacagagatcgtcaagctggaaaactttttctatcacaaaagaagtatGTTCTTAAGATGCTTGACAAATTTGGAATGCGAGATTGAAAAGCTGTTAATACTCCAATTGCCGCCCACTTCAAGTTGTCATCAGATCAGTGTCCAAAATCAGACGAGGACAAATGGCGCATGTCACATATCCCGTattcaaatgcaattggaagtcTCATGTATGCTATGGTATGTACTAGACCTGATTTAGCTTATGCTGTTAGCATTGTTAGCAGGTTCATGCATAATCCAGGCAAGGCACACTAGGAAGCCGTTAAATGGATACTTCGTTATCTGAAAGGTTCTCCAGATATTGATCTGGTATTTGATCAACATAGAGCCGATCCCGGAGGAGTAGTTGGCTATGTTGATGTTGACTATGGTGGCGATTTAGATCGGAGAAGGTCACTTTCAACCTACATTTTTACCCTATGTGGGTCTGCTATCAGTTGGTATTCTTCACTTCAAGACATTGCGGTTTTGTCCACCACTGAAGCAGAATATATTGCTGCTACAGAAGGTATGAAAGAGGCTATATGGCTTCGAGGCTTGGTAAGTGAACTTGGTCTTCAACaagatgttcttgttatattttgtgatagtcaTAGTGATGTCCACTTAACCAGGACAATAAgtatcactcaaggaccaagcacattaaaattaaacaccattttatccgagacattgttgatacaggagatataattgttgaaaaaattcatacgGCCAAAAATCCTGTAGACATGTTGACCAAGCCACTTCCATCGGCTAAGTTCAATCATTGCCTGAACTTAGCTGGTATTATCCATACTTAATCAAGGCTTCATGGCGAGAGAGTGTTCCAGTCAAAGGCAAGTCAAGGTGGAAATTTGtgggttatgactcacctttccgttttcttggcataattgggaggttactTGCCATAATTAAATTGTAATCAAATGGAGGTTTCTTACTACAATTAATTGTCATCAAagggaggttaattaccattaattgtatttattattgttgtctccaagaatcactatatatagtgacttccttcaagcaatgtaacacacaacaaacagcaacacacacttgcttcctctctcttctcctatactctctatttcttcttttgggtgtaagtgtttaacccatatagagaaaatttgttttggggctatttatctattagcctgagaggaattcattgtactcccagtaccaTTATAGTGAAAGTTTTGGCTCTTTCGCCGGTgattttttacctctatttaaagggattttccacctaaaaatttctggtatcattctcattttctttgttactttaatttctcgtaatctttggttgaaattattactcttccgcacacgatatccctacacTAATAATTAAAGTATCATAACTATAGTTAATTATTCCTTCCTTACAAACGTGCTTcgctacaaaaaaaaaatattttttaatgaaaatttatttttacattattcaGGATTAAAACATCTATTAAGTTATTTATTCATTCAGGGTTGTAGTTTTCTCGCTAAATCATGAAGGAACCgaagttttttttaaacctcAGAAAAAGTCTTAAAAAACCTTATTAAATACCATGAATTTAAGAAcatccgtaaaataccatgagtttcaaaaccTTTGTTAAATACCATGCATTTCAAAACCTTCGTAACTTTCCCAATTTCCCTTAATTTCTCCTTCCATTcttttcatttatcatttttttaatcttttttcatcTAATATCCTCTCTaaatttttctctttattattCATACACATTTAGtcaaaattttatcttttttacccttttttttattctattaataatatgaatggACTGGGCCAAACTCTGATAAAAGGGACCAAACACTAAAAACACTAAAAATTTCCATATCTCTTcccattttattaaattttagtaaaatatcaagagatataaaaaaaatattttatcaagatattattattattcttttataaatataaataaacaaaaacatgATTTTGCATATGTAAAAGAGGGAGTgtcaaataataaatattttgggGCATACGAATGGGAAAAGATTTTAAGAAATTGATGGGtgtatatatagaaaaaatctGGAGACAATTGTTGGGCCTTTTATTTTCACGTTGGATGCTGGAAAGGTTTTAACTTTTTCAttagtgtaatttttttaaaagaaaattaataaaaaataataacatctCTGTACAAGTTATTTTAGTAACatgataatatattaatatttttagttaattttttttaaaaaatgactaaaatattaatttatcagTCGTCAAAGAATGATACTTTTTGTTTAGAGGTGTCTAAATATTACCTCAGATTAACGCTCCATACAAAGGGAATAGTAAATAGTAATAAATTCTTAATCGTATACTCAAACCAAAATTCCAAACAAAAATGCAACGAATAAAATTACACAAAACAAAAATgctattatttataaaaaaccCTAAAATATTATAACTTTCACTTAAATCACTGTTTCATaactttaataattaaaaaaatttgtaccAAAACTGATTTATTCTTTCTAAAAGTTTTGTCTTCAACAGctaacaattattttttgtaaaaacaaaaactaaaacaaaattataaaattcaaaataaaaacatgtaaaaaCTAAAATCAAAGTGAATTTGTTCAAGTTTGACACTAATAAACAAACAAGTTATTAACACATAATTTTGACACCTTGATAATCATAATCGAAGCTCAAATTGATAAAAATTACGagttatttataaatgttaGTAGCCATTTGGTCGTCAAATTCAAATATTATCAACTATATATAATGAAACAAGTCCAATCATccttttttgaaaaattaggtTGTAAGGAGCAGAAATTGTTAGCGCATATTCATGAACCAAAGCATTTCAAATCCGAATAGTATTTGTAGACTGGGTAAAAAACCCAAGCATGACAAATCTAACGGGAATTTTCCCATAGTTGGGTCTCTCCTCTTTTAAGAGAAAAGGGCACAAATCacaattttgaataaaaactaagataaataaattaaagcaaacaatatCCAGCACAAAGAAAGATCGTGGGGATGAAAAAATGAAACATCATCTGGTGATTTTATTTAGTGCTAAATTATTGACAAAGAATACTAAAAAAGGACTACCAAGGGTTATCAATCAATGTGCATTGAGAAGGGTCCCTCTCAATGCCACAGGACTGCAGTGGGCAGCCAATATTTGAATGCTTCACCATTCCTTGTCTTTGGTTGTAAAATGTTACACTTAGTTGAGTTTTCCTTTAAGCTCAGGTAATCCCATTCTTTCGTATAAATAGGGAAAAGTAAAAAGAAAGTTGACTGAACCAAAATCATAAGCAAGAAATTCTTGCTGACTCCAAACCAAATTTAAAGATGATCAATGATTGCTTTTGTAAATTCAGTTGTCTTTGAACTGCCACCAAGATCAGCAGTTCGGTGCTTTCCTTCGGCAATTGTTTGGAGGATGGCGTTTTGAATCTGATCCGCTTTGTCATTGAAGTTCAAATGGCGCAACATTGTAACCCCACTCAGCAGTAAAGCAGTTGGATTTGCCAAATTCTACATATACACAGGAAAATATGTAAGCAACAAAGTATATCTCATAAAAAGAGGTGACCTAGGTTGCAACCCATTGTGGAGGGTTAGATAAATGCAACCTTACTCCTCGAGAGATAGGATGTTGTTTCTAGAAGAACTAGCAAGCAACCACTAAGGGTTTGTTCAGACGAACTAGCAACCATAAAGGATTTGTTTAGACGAACTAGCACCACAAAGGATTTGTTTAGTCAAACTGCTTTATAAACATtactaagaaaataaattaaacttgtACATTAACTATTTTTACCTTGTTAAAAAACTTCTTTcactttttttctaattttatttttctacaaaTGCTAAAGAAGTTTACCAAAATAGATTCCAAGACACGGGAACAACCTGATGCCAAACCCTATACAAATATAGCTTTAATATAAGAGATCATTTTCAAAAGAGAGAACATATATATAGTAGACATAATTTTCTTAAGGGGAAACTCAAAATGATACAGTAATAAGTATCAAGAACAGTGTTTAATTAGTGAGCCCAAAATGTCACCAGAGAAATTAATGCTACATATCTTGGCGACCTACTAATGAGAAAATCCTTGAATATCATTCAGCAAAATATACCATCAAAGTTGATTTGCCAGTCACACAAGCATGTCCAATACCATAAGTGTAACAAGTGATAACTAATACCTTAAGgttttttttcatctttcatTTCTAATCAGTTTTATATTTTAGGAACACTTTTACATTCTCAGTATTTTTGCTAAAAGCAGTAATCTTACAAGTTAGGTTTCAGCATCCCCAAATTATGAATAACTAAAGCTATTCATAGATGTTAGACCATAAATGCAAAATAAAAACTACTAATTGAGAGTAGAAACAATAATTGTGTAAAAAGATTACAAATATTAATCCATTAACAACTCTGATTAGATTAAGAGATAAGAACAAGCCAGACAGCTTCTAAGGAGCTTGCATAATAGCCCATTGTCCCACCTATTTTTGGCTAACCTTCACCTACATTATTTATCAAACAAGACTAACCTTCACCTAGATTGTTAGGACATGGAGATATTTGGAGAAATATTTGGGTAGAGGGGTCATATGCAGGG encodes the following:
- the LOC137829300 gene encoding uncharacterized protein, yielding MTEEQWDEMDEKALSAIQLCLSCEVLREVINEKTTAGIWSNLESLYMTKSLANKLRLKERLFTPRMSKVYNGLVLMGNDAQCKVVGEGTIKIKTHDGIVRTLTGVKYVPELKQNLISLGTLESHGCRYSTEGGVLKVFKGALVLLKTIRCDSLYMLQGSTVIGSATVASPNKDNTKLWHMRLGHMSEKGIIILKKKGNLGNHYTGKVDFCEHCIFGDQEDAREKVEFEIKTPAHEEDVPNSSSTQGDQVTAIDGTNEHLSPHEQCPPKRRGLPQPWSMAQELPQQRPRKPTQRLIVESANIAYALTIAQEMGEEGEPKNYSEAISGDDSTKWIAVMQEEVESLLKNETWELVKLPEGKRVISCKWIFKRKEGIPAVNTPIAAHFKLSSDQCPKSDEDKWRMSHIPYSNAIGSLMYAMVCTRPDLAYAVSIVSRFMHNPGSPDIDLVFDQHRADPGGVVGYVDVDYGGDLDRRRSLSTYIFTLCGSAISWYSSLQDIAVLSTTEAEYIAATEGMKEAIWLRGLDNKYHSRTKHIKIKHHFIRDIVDTGDIIVEKIHTAKNPVDMLTKPLPSAKFNHCLNLAGIIHT